Proteins encoded together in one Variovorax paradoxus window:
- a CDS encoding MerR family transcriptional regulator has translation MFLKIGELARRTGLTVRALRHYDDIALLVPSERSGGGYRLYGRKDVARLYRIQALRRLDLPLADIQALLDNEAGGLSEVVARQVAQLDREILQASALRTHLLAVQGQLQADEEPGIDDWLLALESMVAGTKYFSDDEQRILKAQRGGAADAMAPARAELSELLRSLVAAGTPPESPQAQALAQRWIALLLEEAGGDEGLLMKLYAMHWNEPSLRALTGVDRAGIRYISHAMAFARLQLYAPYCSKEDMATLRRHYVAQTDAWPPLIAEVRQQLMANAPPHGPAMRALALRWQALSLAKAGGDAALHAKLQQAFRQDAALRAGSGIDEALAAYVGQAIAQLDGTPPLMTKPEGTQ, from the coding sequence ATGTTCTTGAAGATCGGCGAACTCGCCCGGCGCACCGGGCTGACAGTTCGCGCATTGCGCCACTACGACGACATCGCACTGCTCGTGCCGTCCGAAAGGTCCGGCGGCGGCTACCGCCTGTACGGCCGCAAGGACGTCGCCCGGCTCTATCGCATCCAGGCACTGCGGCGGCTCGACCTGCCGCTTGCAGACATCCAAGCACTTCTCGACAACGAGGCCGGTGGGCTCTCGGAGGTCGTGGCCCGGCAGGTGGCGCAGCTCGATCGCGAAATCCTCCAGGCATCGGCGCTGCGCACCCACCTTCTTGCGGTGCAGGGCCAGTTGCAGGCCGACGAGGAGCCCGGCATCGACGACTGGCTGCTGGCCCTCGAGAGCATGGTCGCGGGCACCAAGTACTTCAGCGACGACGAGCAGCGCATACTCAAGGCGCAGCGCGGCGGCGCCGCCGATGCCATGGCACCCGCACGCGCCGAATTGTCGGAGTTGCTGCGCAGCCTGGTGGCCGCCGGCACGCCGCCCGAGAGTCCGCAGGCGCAAGCCCTGGCGCAGCGCTGGATTGCATTGCTGCTCGAAGAAGCCGGCGGCGACGAGGGCCTGCTCATGAAGCTCTACGCCATGCACTGGAACGAGCCGTCGCTGCGTGCGCTCACCGGGGTCGACCGCGCGGGCATCCGGTACATCTCGCACGCCATGGCGTTTGCGCGCCTGCAGCTCTATGCGCCCTACTGCAGCAAGGAGGACATGGCCACGCTGCGCCGGCACTACGTTGCGCAGACCGATGCGTGGCCGCCGCTCATCGCGGAAGTCCGGCAGCAGTTGATGGCCAACGCCCCGCCCCACGGGCCCGCCATGCGGGCGCTGGCGTTGCGCTGGCAGGCGCTGTCGCTCGCCAAGGCCGGCGGTGACGCGGCACTGCATGCAAAGCTGCAGCAGGCGTTTCGACAAGACGCGGCGCTGCGGGCCGGCTCGGGCATCGACGAGGCGTTGGCGGCCTACGTCGGGCAAGCCATCGCGCAGCTCGACGGCACACCGCCCCTCATGACCAAACCCGAAGGCACCCAGTGA
- a CDS encoding RNA polymerase sigma factor FliA, producing MRRGKAVYTAKGNIEKSHLLKQHQPMVRRMALQMLAKLPASVELDDLIQAGMIGLLDASTRYEDNRGAQFETFASQRIRGAMLDELRASDWGSRNLRQQARKVEQAIQALEHRLGRPATEGEIAKELKMDLDDYQSLLQEIQGCQLLYVEDFAQEGESDNPWLDRQARGARPAADDDPLAQLLEAGFRHELVDAISALPERDQLLLNLYYEEELNLREIGAILEVTQSRVCQLHSQAIARLRAKLKDLL from the coding sequence ATGAGGAGGGGGAAGGCCGTGTACACCGCCAAGGGCAACATTGAGAAGTCTCACCTGCTGAAGCAGCACCAGCCCATGGTGCGCCGCATGGCGCTCCAGATGCTGGCCAAGCTGCCCGCCAGCGTCGAACTCGACGACCTGATACAGGCCGGCATGATCGGACTGCTGGACGCTTCCACCCGCTACGAGGACAACCGCGGCGCCCAGTTTGAAACCTTTGCAAGCCAGCGCATCCGCGGGGCAATGCTCGACGAACTGCGCGCCAGCGACTGGGGTTCGCGCAACCTGCGCCAGCAGGCCCGCAAGGTCGAGCAGGCCATCCAGGCGCTTGAGCACCGGCTGGGCCGGCCCGCCACCGAAGGGGAGATCGCCAAGGAACTGAAGATGGACCTGGACGACTATCAGTCGCTGCTGCAGGAGATCCAGGGTTGCCAGTTGCTGTATGTCGAAGACTTTGCGCAAGAGGGCGAGTCGGACAACCCGTGGCTCGACCGCCAGGCGCGCGGCGCCCGCCCCGCCGCCGACGACGACCCGCTGGCACAGCTGCTCGAAGCAGGTTTTCGCCATGAGCTGGTCGACGCCATCTCCGCCCTGCCCGAGCGCGACCAGCTGCTGCTGAACCTGTACTACGAAGAAGAACTGAACCTGCGCGAGATCGGCGCCATCCTGGAAGTGACCCAGTCGCGCGTGTGCCAACTGCACAGCCAGGCCATCGCCCGCCTGCGCGCCAAGCTGAAAGATTTGCTCTAA
- a CDS encoding MinD/ParA family ATP-binding protein, with translation MSKLVPDQADGLRRLLAQSSVRLIAIAGMERRQGATTAAMNLGAALAHMGKDVLLLDEHKASANSTRGAWAVDPLGTLADVATRRLTCEGAAARTECGVNVLPALPGAQPAHVDPRLFWDGDVVLIDAALDGAGHLSPLARLADDLVVVLQPNPASITAAYSGIKRLHYAHALHQLRLLVNGVADPEAARRLMANLIDTGNRYLAISMHAAGWVRADPHLSDARRLRRTVVEAFPASPAAVDFRVIGADVAQWPWRPAARARNAEPTPWLPEPLAPQLAHEEGEGRVHRQGQH, from the coding sequence GTGAGCAAGCTGGTGCCGGATCAAGCCGACGGACTGCGGCGGCTGCTCGCGCAGTCGTCCGTGCGGCTCATTGCCATTGCGGGCATGGAACGCCGCCAGGGCGCCACCACGGCAGCGATGAACCTGGGCGCGGCCCTGGCCCACATGGGCAAGGACGTGCTGCTGCTGGACGAACACAAGGCCAGCGCCAATTCAACCCGTGGCGCGTGGGCCGTCGACCCGCTCGGAACGCTGGCCGATGTCGCCACCAGGCGGCTCACCTGCGAAGGCGCCGCCGCGCGCACCGAATGCGGCGTCAATGTGCTGCCGGCGCTCCCCGGCGCCCAGCCCGCCCATGTCGACCCGCGTCTTTTCTGGGACGGCGACGTGGTGCTGATCGACGCCGCACTCGACGGCGCCGGCCACCTGTCGCCGCTGGCGCGGCTGGCGGACGACCTGGTGGTGGTGCTGCAGCCCAACCCCGCGTCGATCACCGCCGCGTACTCGGGCATCAAGCGCCTGCACTACGCGCACGCGCTGCATCAGCTTCGGCTGCTGGTCAACGGCGTTGCCGATCCCGAAGCAGCCCGGCGGCTCATGGCCAACCTGATCGACACGGGCAACCGCTACCTGGCGATCTCAATGCATGCCGCAGGCTGGGTGCGCGCCGATCCGCACCTGAGCGATGCGAGGCGCCTGCGCCGGACCGTGGTGGAGGCGTTTCCGGCCAGCCCGGCGGCGGTGGACTTTCGCGTCATCGGCGCCGACGTTGCGCAGTGGCCGTGGCGCCCGGCCGCCCGCGCGCGAAACGCGGAGCCAACGCCATGGCTGCCCGAGCCGCTGGCGCCGCAACTAGCACATGAGGAGGGGGAAGGCCGTGTACACCGCCAAGGGCAACATTGA
- the flhF gene encoding flagellar biosynthesis protein FlhF, which translates to MNTQTDVRTSARKFVAPTSREALRLAREALGAEAMVLTNRVVAEGVEIVAMAPDEVEEVRASAPAAQAAAQPTMAALETAPAAAPVAAPAVAPASAFMLTPAPAPAPAAAPVAVESVLGELHSMRCMIEEQLAGVVWNDKQRRDPMRGRLLRTLLGAGFSARLSKAMLEHLPTGQSYAQGMAFVRSELIRTLPVHEDEDALLAQGGVYALMGPTGVGKTTTTAKLAARCVMRFGAEKLALVTTDSYRIGAYEQLRIYGQILNVPVYAVKDAADLHLVLQDLRDKHMVLIDTVGMSQRDRAVSDQIAMFCNSQRPVKRLLLLNAASHGDTLNEVVHAYRHGGGNELAGCIFTKVDEATHPGALIDTVIRHRLPVHYVSSGQKVPENLMRADRAQLVDSVFQANSRSALFVPGESDMQDGSAANADASAAQAEAERQRLRYRQLIRAMAHDAQEVASAATALANAPLGFEQSRALWRQAADENVGHKAVLQALMMNATSDIATGCDTHLLALSSQVGLKSDEGGDAYQCHGSLLLSDRTGMPLAAPNQWLSTGTARNPADPARRPGVRQVQWLRQQDFGKTVVHMLSRLPAAELMLQWKVQRQQWLARAPGSTAVIDPRTGEYATLTGLDFSFGEERPVTFKGRPALQSEAQASITLRTDGGPPGLRCVVTRITDPRSRKVLAQTYALSNVGQEVSVRQLAQWQAWAAEAEPCFRLLRQGLSVIGGLGEAGDPHMMKRLLIAGQVTTTVWRLLQADGDWAVRTRALLGQLTGRPVRPGRPLSGNVLYAGMGKLFFLLEALDT; encoded by the coding sequence TTGAACACCCAGACCGACGTGCGGACCAGCGCACGCAAGTTCGTCGCCCCCACCAGCCGGGAAGCCCTGCGCCTTGCGCGCGAAGCACTCGGCGCCGAAGCGATGGTGCTGACCAATCGCGTGGTTGCCGAAGGAGTCGAGATCGTCGCCATGGCCCCCGACGAAGTGGAAGAAGTGCGAGCGAGCGCACCTGCGGCGCAAGCTGCAGCGCAACCCACCATGGCCGCTCTTGAGACAGCTCCTGCTGCAGCTCCAGTTGCAGCTCCTGCAGTGGCCCCAGCGTCCGCCTTCATGCTCACCCCCGCGCCTGCCCCTGCACCCGCCGCTGCACCGGTTGCAGTCGAAAGCGTGCTCGGAGAGCTGCACTCCATGCGCTGCATGATCGAAGAGCAGCTTGCCGGCGTGGTGTGGAACGACAAGCAGCGGCGCGACCCGATGCGCGGCCGCCTGCTGCGCACGCTGCTCGGCGCCGGCTTCAGCGCACGCCTGTCCAAGGCCATGCTGGAACACCTGCCCACCGGCCAGAGCTACGCCCAGGGCATGGCCTTCGTGCGCTCCGAGCTCATCCGGACCCTTCCGGTGCATGAAGACGAAGACGCGCTGCTGGCGCAAGGCGGCGTGTACGCGCTGATGGGCCCCACCGGCGTGGGCAAGACCACCACCACCGCCAAGCTTGCTGCGCGCTGCGTCATGCGCTTCGGCGCCGAGAAGCTCGCGCTGGTTACCACCGACAGCTACCGGATCGGCGCCTACGAGCAGCTGCGCATCTACGGCCAGATTCTCAACGTGCCGGTGTACGCGGTGAAGGACGCAGCCGACCTGCACCTGGTGCTGCAAGACTTGCGCGACAAACACATGGTGCTGATCGACACGGTCGGCATGAGCCAGCGCGACCGCGCCGTTTCAGACCAGATCGCGATGTTCTGCAACAGCCAGCGGCCAGTGAAGCGGCTGCTGCTGCTCAACGCGGCAAGCCACGGCGACACGCTCAACGAAGTGGTGCACGCCTACCGGCACGGCGGCGGCAACGAACTGGCCGGCTGCATCTTCACCAAGGTCGACGAGGCAACGCACCCCGGCGCACTGATCGACACCGTGATTCGCCATCGCCTGCCGGTGCACTACGTGTCCAGCGGACAGAAGGTGCCCGAGAACCTGATGCGCGCCGACCGCGCACAGCTGGTGGACAGCGTGTTCCAGGCCAACAGCCGCAGTGCGCTCTTCGTTCCCGGTGAAAGCGACATGCAGGACGGATCTGCCGCCAACGCCGATGCGTCCGCCGCCCAGGCCGAGGCCGAACGGCAGCGGCTGCGGTACCGCCAACTGATTCGCGCCATGGCACACGATGCGCAGGAAGTGGCCTCTGCCGCAACCGCGCTCGCCAATGCTCCGCTCGGCTTCGAGCAGTCGCGCGCGCTCTGGCGCCAGGCCGCCGACGAAAACGTCGGCCACAAGGCGGTGCTGCAGGCGCTGATGATGAACGCCACCAGCGACATCGCCACCGGCTGCGACACCCATCTGCTTGCGCTGTCGAGCCAGGTCGGACTCAAGTCCGACGAAGGCGGCGATGCCTACCAATGCCACGGCAGCCTGCTGCTGTCCGACCGCACCGGCATGCCCCTTGCCGCGCCCAACCAGTGGCTCTCCACCGGCACGGCCCGCAACCCGGCAGATCCGGCGCGCAGGCCCGGCGTTCGGCAAGTGCAATGGCTGCGCCAGCAGGACTTCGGCAAGACCGTGGTGCACATGCTGTCGCGGCTGCCCGCAGCCGAGCTCATGCTGCAGTGGAAAGTGCAGCGCCAGCAATGGCTCGCGCGCGCACCCGGCTCCACTGCGGTGATCGATCCGCGCACCGGCGAATACGCCACCCTCACCGGCCTGGACTTCTCGTTCGGCGAAGAGCGGCCGGTGACTTTCAAGGGCCGCCCCGCGCTGCAATCGGAAGCGCAGGCCAGCATCACGCTGCGCACCGATGGCGGCCCGCCCGGCCTGCGCTGCGTCGTGACACGCATCACCGATCCGCGCAGCCGCAAAGTGCTGGCGCAGACCTATGCGCTGTCCAACGTCGGCCAGGAGGTTTCGGTGCGGCAGCTTGCGCAATGGCAGGCTTGGGCCGCCGAGGCGGAGCCCTGCTTCCGCCTGCTGCGCCAAGGCCTCTCGGTCATCGGCGGGCTCGGCGAAGCGGGCGATCCGCACATGATGAAGCGCCTGCTCATCGCAGGCCAGGTCACCACCACCGTGTGGCGGCTGCTGCAGGCCGACGGCGACTGGGCGGTGCGCACGCGCGCATTGCTGGGCCAGTTGACCGGGCGCCCGGTGCGCCCCGGCCGCCCACTGTCGGGCAACGTGTTGTATGCAGGCATGGGCAAGCTGTTCTTCCTGCTGGAGGCGCTGGACACGTGA
- the flhA gene encoding flagellar biosynthesis protein FlhA — MNATLTRLQAQLFSGAQWKGLAGPVLIVLILSMMVLPLPAFLLDLLFTFNIAMSVMVLLVSMYTMKALDFAAFPAVLLFSTLLRLSLNVASTRVVLIHGHTGPDAAGKVIEAFGHFLVGGNFAVGVMVFIILVLINFMVITKGAGRIAEVGARFMLDAMPGKQMAIDADLNAGLIGEDVARKRRQEVAQEADFYGSMDGASKFVRGDAVAGLLIMVINIIGGLVVGMVQHGLDFSSAGKTYTLLAIGDGLVAQIPALVISTAAGVIVSRVTTDEDVGSQLTGQLFSNPQVLFLTAGIIGLMGMIPGMPNLAFLLIAGSLVWLGRRILKRAPQVAAEQVAAARAAAAPAVEAPEATWDDVALVDPLGMEVGYRLIPLVDQTQNGELLGRIKSIRKKTAQEIGFLAPVVHIRDNLEIAPNTYVISLKGVEIGRGEAFPNQWMAINPGQVTGTLPGTPTQDPAFHLPAVWIDANLRQEAQVLGYTVVDACTVMATHLNHLIHTHAAELLGRQEVQQLLDQIGKTAPKLTEDLVPKIISLSTLHKVLQNLLDEEVPIRDMRTILDVMAEHAPTVKDAAELTSLTRLALGRAITQQLFPGDSELQVIGLDGALDNVLQQALANNNGIEPGLANSLMQQTRAAIARQEQMGLAPVLVVQHSLRVLLSRFLRRSFRQLKVLSHAEIPDTRNIKITATIGGRV, encoded by the coding sequence ATGAACGCCACGCTGACCCGCCTTCAGGCGCAACTGTTCTCCGGCGCCCAGTGGAAGGGCCTTGCCGGCCCGGTGCTGATCGTGCTCATTCTGAGCATGATGGTGCTGCCGCTGCCGGCGTTCCTGCTCGACCTGCTGTTCACCTTCAACATCGCGATGTCGGTGATGGTGCTGCTGGTGAGCATGTACACCATGAAGGCGCTCGACTTTGCGGCCTTTCCCGCCGTGCTGCTGTTCTCCACGCTGCTGCGGCTGTCGCTCAACGTGGCCTCCACCCGCGTGGTGCTGATCCACGGCCACACGGGTCCCGATGCAGCTGGCAAGGTGATCGAGGCCTTCGGCCACTTCCTGGTGGGCGGCAACTTCGCTGTCGGCGTGATGGTGTTCATCATCCTGGTGCTCATCAATTTCATGGTGATCACCAAGGGCGCCGGGCGCATTGCCGAGGTGGGTGCGCGCTTCATGCTCGACGCCATGCCCGGCAAGCAGATGGCCATCGACGCCGACCTGAACGCCGGCCTGATCGGCGAAGACGTGGCACGCAAGCGCCGCCAGGAAGTTGCGCAGGAAGCCGACTTCTACGGCTCGATGGACGGTGCCAGCAAGTTCGTGCGCGGCGACGCGGTGGCCGGCCTCCTGATCATGGTGATCAACATCATCGGCGGCCTGGTGGTGGGCATGGTGCAGCACGGGCTCGACTTCAGCAGCGCCGGCAAGACCTACACGCTGCTGGCGATCGGCGACGGCCTCGTGGCGCAGATTCCGGCGCTGGTGATCTCCACCGCCGCCGGTGTCATCGTGTCGCGCGTCACCACCGACGAAGACGTGGGCAGCCAGCTGACGGGCCAGCTGTTCTCCAATCCGCAGGTGCTCTTTCTCACGGCAGGCATCATCGGCCTGATGGGCATGATCCCGGGCATGCCCAACCTGGCGTTCCTGCTGATCGCAGGCAGCCTGGTGTGGCTGGGCCGGCGCATTCTCAAGCGCGCTCCGCAAGTCGCTGCCGAGCAAGTCGCCGCTGCGCGGGCCGCCGCCGCACCGGCAGTGGAAGCACCCGAGGCCACGTGGGATGACGTGGCGCTGGTCGATCCGCTCGGCATGGAAGTCGGCTACCGCCTGATTCCGCTGGTCGACCAGACCCAGAACGGCGAACTGCTGGGCCGCATCAAGAGCATCCGCAAGAAGACCGCGCAGGAAATCGGCTTTCTGGCGCCGGTGGTGCACATTCGCGACAACCTCGAGATTGCGCCTAACACTTATGTCATCAGCCTGAAGGGCGTCGAGATCGGCCGCGGCGAAGCCTTCCCCAACCAGTGGATGGCCATCAACCCCGGCCAGGTGACCGGCACGCTGCCCGGCACGCCGACGCAAGACCCGGCCTTCCATTTGCCCGCGGTGTGGATCGACGCCAACCTTCGCCAGGAGGCGCAGGTGCTCGGCTACACGGTGGTCGATGCCTGCACGGTGATGGCCACGCACCTGAACCACCTCATCCACACCCACGCCGCCGAGCTGCTGGGCCGCCAGGAAGTGCAGCAACTGCTCGACCAGATCGGCAAGACCGCACCCAAGCTCACCGAAGACCTGGTGCCCAAGATCATCTCGCTGAGCACGCTGCACAAGGTGCTGCAGAACCTGCTCGACGAGGAGGTGCCGATCCGCGACATGCGCACCATTCTCGACGTGATGGCCGAGCACGCGCCCACCGTGAAAGACGCGGCCGAGCTCACCTCGCTCACGCGCCTGGCGCTTGGCCGTGCCATCACGCAGCAGCTGTTCCCGGGCGATTCCGAACTGCAGGTGATCGGCCTGGACGGCGCGCTCGACAACGTGCTGCAGCAGGCGCTCGCCAACAACAACGGCATTGAGCCGGGCCTTGCCAACAGCCTGATGCAACAGACCCGCGCCGCAATTGCGCGCCAGGAGCAGATGGGCCTTGCGCCGGTGCTGGTCGTCCAGCACTCGCTGCGCGTCCTGCTCTCGCGCTTCTTGCGCCGCAGCTTCCGTCAACTCAAGGTTCTCTCGCACGCCGAGATACCTGACACCCGCAACATCAAGATCACCGCCACCATTGGAGGAAGAGTTTGA
- the flhB gene encoding flagellar biosynthesis protein FlhB — MAEESDLEKTEPASPQRLEKAREEGDVARSRELVTFVMLATAVAGLWLTAGSLGGTLRGALAQGMHFDRSAAFDPTYMMTRAGIMAYEALIALAPLFGMMIVAAVVAPMMLGGWLFSAKAIGPKFSKLDPIAGIGRMFSTQALSELIKALAKSLLIGWVAWLVIMGNIDEVNALMAQSERAALPQMIALVARNCALIASALLLVALIDVPYQLWSYYRKLRMSREDLRQEHKESEGDPHIKAQIRRQQQQMARRRMMSEVPKADIVVTNPTHFAVALKYVDHDMRAPRVVAKGSDLVAARIRELARENNVAILEAPPLTRALFKHTRLGDEIPAGLYTAVAEVLAWVYQLKRWKSEGGEAPRTPVDLPIPESLEYSLDAA; from the coding sequence ATGGCTGAAGAAAGCGACCTCGAAAAAACGGAACCCGCCTCACCGCAGCGCCTTGAAAAGGCGCGCGAGGAAGGGGACGTTGCCCGATCGCGGGAGCTTGTCACCTTTGTGATGCTGGCCACGGCGGTTGCCGGCCTGTGGCTCACGGCGGGCTCGCTCGGGGGCACCTTGCGCGGCGCGCTGGCGCAGGGCATGCACTTCGACCGCTCTGCCGCATTCGACCCCACCTACATGATGACGCGCGCCGGGATCATGGCGTACGAGGCGCTGATCGCGCTGGCGCCGCTGTTCGGAATGATGATTGTTGCCGCGGTCGTCGCCCCCATGATGCTCGGCGGCTGGCTGTTTTCGGCCAAGGCGATCGGCCCCAAGTTCAGCAAGCTCGACCCGATTGCCGGCATCGGCCGCATGTTCTCGACGCAGGCCCTGTCGGAGCTGATCAAGGCGCTGGCCAAGTCGCTGCTGATCGGCTGGGTGGCCTGGCTGGTGATCATGGGCAACATCGACGAGGTCAATGCGCTCATGGCGCAGTCGGAGCGCGCCGCGCTGCCGCAGATGATTGCCCTGGTGGCGCGCAACTGCGCCCTGATTGCGTCCGCGCTGCTGCTGGTGGCCCTCATCGACGTGCCCTACCAGCTCTGGAGCTACTACCGCAAGCTTCGCATGTCGCGCGAAGACCTGCGCCAGGAGCACAAGGAAAGCGAGGGCGACCCGCACATCAAGGCGCAGATTCGCCGCCAGCAACAGCAGATGGCGCGCCGCCGCATGATGTCCGAGGTACCCAAGGCCGACATCGTGGTGACCAACCCCACGCACTTTGCGGTGGCGCTCAAGTACGTGGACCATGACATGCGCGCACCGCGCGTGGTGGCCAAGGGAAGCGACCTCGTCGCCGCACGCATTCGCGAGCTTGCGCGCGAGAACAACGTGGCCATTCTCGAAGCGCCGCCGCTCACGCGTGCGCTGTTCAAACACACCCGGCTGGGTGACGAAATCCCGGCCGGCCTCTACACGGCCGTGGCCGAGGTGCTGGCCTGGGTCTACCAGCTCAAGCGCTGGAAGAGCGAAGGCGGCGAAGCGCCGCGCACGCCGGTCGACCTGCCCATTCCCGAATCGCTCGAATACTCGCTGGACGCCGCATGA
- a CDS encoding DUF3772 domain-containing protein, with protein MMAAMSFIPRLMAFWLAALLSCGAAVAQPDAGTGANSAAAAAALAPEPTVADLREQLSKITASADSDTGADVRKLVAQINDIGTQADKFVAARTGELADLNARLGELGNPPAAGATEDPDITRQRARLTKERNALDADIRLARLLAIDVRQRGAELLTQRRALFEAQITERAPSPLGGEFWNDLQEAWPSDLERLSALASGLQDGLSQALQQGPRMAVLWALVLAVLLAILGNWVAEHLLTRIAARLLPAGRLRRSLLVIAIVASHVLLVAVAAHGFVWVLEQYATWQPQARKAMRSMAQALVFMAFVIGLGRALLATARPSWRLPPIPDAMATRLAALPWLVALVAALAWTPAEINQLVNASFAAVVATHVLTALVLTALVGAVLYRLKPLRADAPEAGLPERPMWVGLLVACIGVLIVAIWVLVAVGYVALASFLASQLTWSGIVAAAFYVLFKFADDVFMAGVSSRSTFGQRLQKSFGLAPQTLDQVATVLSGLSRVALFFYMLIALAAPLGTGPGEVFQRSGKFGTGVKVGEFQLVPGAIFSAIAVALVGFIVLRVFKRWLARSYLPSTQFEPGMQSSITTLLGYVGGILVVAFSLSALGIGIERIAWVASALSVGIGFGLQAIVQNFISGLILLAEQPVKVGDWVVLGTTEGDVRRINVRATEIQLGDRSTVIVPNSEFITKTVRNMTLANAEGRVLIRLPMPLTTDAQRVRDLILEACRAHEGVLETPAPSLTLEGIEGGLLIFQAIAYVPSPRLAGGVRSDLLFTILERMRAERIELVPYAAVAPPVAASDGTAPTAA; from the coding sequence ATGATGGCAGCCATGAGTTTCATCCCACGCCTGATGGCCTTTTGGCTGGCGGCCCTGCTGTCTTGCGGTGCCGCAGTGGCGCAGCCGGACGCCGGCACCGGCGCCAACAGCGCCGCCGCAGCCGCGGCGCTCGCGCCCGAACCCACCGTGGCCGACCTGCGCGAGCAGCTCTCAAAGATTACCGCCTCGGCCGATTCCGACACCGGCGCCGACGTGCGCAAGCTCGTCGCGCAGATCAACGACATCGGCACCCAGGCCGACAAGTTCGTTGCCGCCCGCACCGGCGAACTGGCCGACCTGAACGCCCGGCTCGGCGAGCTTGGCAACCCGCCGGCCGCGGGCGCGACCGAAGACCCCGACATCACGCGCCAGCGCGCCCGCCTGACCAAGGAACGCAATGCGCTGGATGCGGACATCAGGCTCGCGCGGCTCCTGGCCATCGACGTGCGACAGCGCGGCGCCGAGCTGCTTACCCAGCGCCGCGCACTCTTCGAGGCGCAGATCACCGAGCGCGCGCCCTCGCCGCTTGGCGGCGAGTTCTGGAACGACCTGCAAGAGGCATGGCCCAGCGATCTCGAACGCCTGAGCGCGCTGGCGTCCGGCCTGCAAGACGGGCTTTCGCAGGCCCTGCAGCAGGGACCACGAATGGCGGTGCTCTGGGCATTGGTCTTGGCGGTGCTGCTCGCCATACTCGGCAACTGGGTGGCCGAGCACCTGCTGACACGCATCGCCGCGCGGCTGCTGCCGGCCGGCCGGCTGCGGCGTTCGCTGCTCGTCATTGCCATCGTGGCGAGCCATGTACTGCTCGTTGCCGTCGCGGCGCACGGCTTCGTGTGGGTGCTGGAGCAATACGCCACCTGGCAGCCGCAGGCACGCAAGGCCATGCGCTCGATGGCGCAGGCGCTGGTGTTCATGGCCTTCGTGATCGGGCTGGGCCGCGCACTGCTCGCCACCGCGCGCCCCAGCTGGCGGCTGCCGCCCATTCCCGACGCCATGGCAACGCGCCTGGCGGCGCTGCCGTGGCTGGTGGCATTGGTGGCCGCGCTGGCCTGGACACCCGCCGAGATCAACCAGTTGGTGAACGCCAGCTTTGCGGCGGTGGTGGCCACGCATGTGCTCACTGCGCTGGTGCTCACGGCACTGGTCGGCGCGGTGCTCTATCGCCTGAAGCCGCTGCGCGCCGACGCCCCCGAGGCCGGCCTGCCCGAGCGCCCGATGTGGGTGGGCCTGCTGGTGGCATGCATCGGCGTGCTCATCGTCGCCATCTGGGTGCTGGTTGCCGTGGGCTATGTGGCGCTTGCGAGCTTTCTGGCTTCGCAGCTCACCTGGAGCGGCATCGTCGCGGCCGCCTTCTACGTGCTGTTCAAGTTTGCCGACGACGTTTTCATGGCCGGCGTGTCCTCGCGCAGCACCTTCGGCCAGCGCCTGCAAAAAAGCTTTGGCCTTGCGCCGCAAACGCTCGACCAAGTGGCCACGGTGCTCTCGGGCCTGAGCCGCGTGGCGCTTTTCTTCTACATGCTGATCGCCCTGGCGGCGCCGTTGGGCACCGGGCCCGGCGAAGTGTTCCAGCGCAGCGGCAAGTTCGGCACTGGCGTGAAGGTGGGCGAGTTCCAGCTGGTGCCCGGCGCCATCTTCAGCGCCATTGCCGTGGCGCTGGTGGGCTTCATCGTGCTGCGGGTGTTCAAGCGCTGGCTGGCGCGCAGCTACCTGCCCAGCACCCAGTTCGAACCGGGCATGCAAAGCTCGATCACCACACTGCTCGGCTATGTCGGCGGCATCCTGGTGGTGGCGTTCTCGCTCTCGGCGCTGGGCATCGGCATCGAGCGCATTGCGTGGGTGGCCAGCGCGCTGTCGGTGGGCATCGGCTTCGGCCTGCAGGCCATCGTGCAGAACTTCATCTCGGGCCTCATCCTGCTGGCCGAGCAGCCGGTGAAGGTGGGCGACTGGGTGGTGCTGGGCACCACCGAGGGCGACGTGCGGCGCATCAACGTGCGAGCGACGGAAATCCAGCTCGGAGACCGCTCGACCGTGATCGTGCCCAACTCCGAGTTCATCACAAAGACCGTCCGCAACATGACGCTGGCCAATGCGGAAGGCCGGGTGCTCATTCGCCTGCCGATGCCGCTGACCACCGACGCCCAACGCGTGCGCGATCTCATCCTGGAGGCCTGCCGCGCACACGAGGGCGTGCTGGAAACCCCCGCGCCTTCGCTCACGCTCGAGGGCATCGAGGGCGGCCTGCTCATCTTCCAGGCCATTGCCTATGTGCCCAGCCCGCGCCTGGCGGGCGGCGTGCGCAGCGACCTGCTGTTCACCATTCTGGAGCGCATGCGCGCGGAGCGGATCGAGCTGGTGCCCTATGCGGCCGTGGCGCCGCCGGTTGCCGCTTCGGACGGCACCGCGCCGACCGCAGCCTAG